In Ignavibacteriales bacterium, the following are encoded in one genomic region:
- the rplJ gene encoding 50S ribosomal protein L10, giving the protein MKRSEKEQIIAEVKEMVEKAKGMYFADFTGITVEQITELRREFRKSNIDYRVVKNTLVRKALQSVTGYDKVIPKLVGHTGIAFGYEDPVAPAKIIKKFRDKHNKLALKVCVLENQVFEGSQLDDIAKLPSRNELIAGIIGSIQSPISGVVGAINALARDLVTIIDAIEKKKAA; this is encoded by the coding sequence ATGAAACGTTCTGAAAAAGAACAGATCATTGCAGAGGTGAAAGAGATGGTCGAAAAAGCGAAGGGTATGTACTTCGCCGATTTCACCGGAATTACCGTTGAGCAGATAACAGAGCTTCGACGTGAATTCCGAAAATCGAATATCGATTATCGAGTTGTAAAAAACACACTCGTTCGCAAAGCTTTACAAAGTGTCACCGGATACGATAAAGTTATCCCGAAATTAGTGGGCCACACGGGCATCGCTTTCGGGTATGAAGATCCGGTAGCACCAGCAAAGATCATAAAGAAGTTTCGCGATAAGCATAACAAGTTGGCACTCAAGGTTTGTGTTCTTGAGAATCAAGTTTTTGAAGGCAGCCAGCTCGATGACATTGCAAAACTTCCTTCACGCAACGAACTCATCGCGGGTATTATAGGTAGTATTCAATCGCCGATATCCGGTGTGGTCGGTGCAATCAATGCACTAGCACGCGATCTTGTAACGATCATCGATGCAATAGAAAAGAAAAAAGCAGCGTAA
- the rplL gene encoding 50S ribosomal protein L7/L12 produces the protein MSVVLEIVEKIEKLTLLEAAELKKALEEKFGVTAAAPMMMGGMMPAGAAPAAVEAQTEFNVVLKAAGAQKINVIKVVRAATGLGLKEAKDLVDGAPKNVKENVSKDEAEKLKKELEEAGATVELK, from the coding sequence ATGTCAGTAGTACTAGAAATCGTTGAAAAAATTGAAAAGCTCACTTTACTCGAGGCAGCCGAATTAAAAAAAGCTCTTGAAGAAAAGTTCGGAGTCACAGCAGCAGCACCGATGATGATGGGTGGCATGATGCCTGCTGGAGCCGCTCCAGCAGCAGTTGAAGCGCAAACCGAATTTAACGTTGTGCTCAAAGCAGCCGGGGCGCAAAAAATTAATGTCATTAAAGTTGTTCGTGCAGCCACCGGACTTGGTTTGAAAGAAGCAAAAGACTTGGTTGACGGCGCTCCGAAAAACGTGAAAGAAAACGTTAGTAAAGACGAAGCCGAAAAGCTGAAAAAAGAACTCGAAGAAGCCGGTGCAACTGTAGAGTTAAAGTAA